GACCTTGCCATGCTGGTGGACCCGGAGGAAAAGCTGCCCCCCTCCGATACCGGGGCCCTTAAGCGCTTTATCCGCGCCGGGCGCACCCTGGGGGTGCAGGTTGACCTTATTACCCACAAGCAGGCGGCGCGCCTTGCCGAATACGACGGCCTTTTTATCCGCGAGACCACCAGTATCCACGGCCCCAGTTTCCAGATGGCCAGGCGCGCCGAAAATCTGGGCCTGGCGGTAATAGATACTCCGGAAGCCATACTGCGCTGCACCAACAAGATTTATCTGGCCGAGCGCATGGAACAGGCCAAAGTGGCTATCCCCAAGACCCGGGTGGTACAGCGGGGTGACGACGACGCCCTGGAAGCGGCCGCCGCCGACCTGGGTTATCCCCTGGTGATGAAGATCCCCGACGGGTCTTTCTCCCGGGGGGTGGTCAAGGCCCAGAGTATTGAGGAGGTGCGTAAGCATGCCGGCGCCTTCTTCAAGCAATCGGCGATGATCTTGTTGCAGGAATACTGCTACACCGAGTTCGACTGGCGGGTGGGGGTGCTCAATAAGGAACCGCTCTTTGTCAGCAAGTACTTTATGAGCCGGGGCCACTGGCAGATCTACAACCACTCGGGCAAGAAAACCCAGTCCGGCGGTTTTGAGACCCTGCCGATAGCAGCCGCCCCCAAAAACGTGGTGGACACCGCCGTCAAGGCCGCCAACCTGATGGGTGACAGCCTCTTTGGGGTCGATCTTAAGGTGGTGAACGGCAAGGCGGTGGTAATAGAGGTGAACGACAACCCCAACGTGGACAGCGGCGTGGAGGACAAGATCCTCGGTGACCAGCTGTACCTGACCATAATGCAGGAATTGGTCAAGCGCATGAGTTGACGTAGACTGGGCGGCAGTTGTTTGGAGGAATAAATGGCCATTCTCGATTACCTGCCGCTTATCGTCTTTTTCGTGGTCTATAAACTGACCGACATTTACACCGCTACCTGGGCGCTCATTGCCGCCAGCGCCCTGATGCTGGTGGTGATCAAAGTCATCAAGAAAAACATCAGCAAACAGCAATGGTGGCTGTTTGCTGCCGTGGTGCTGTTCGGTGGCCTGACCCTGGCCTTTCGCTCGGATCTCTTTATCAAGTGGAAAGTGACGGTGGTCTACGGCGCTTTTGCCCTGGCCCTGTTGCTGGCCCAACTGAGCGGCAAAAGCCTGCTCAAATCCCTGCTGGGCAGCCAGATGACCCTGCCCGAAGCCGTCTGGCGGCGCATGAGCTTTGGCTGGAGCGGCTTTTTCGCCCTGATGGCCGGCCTCAACCTGGTGGTGGCCTACCACTTCTCCCAAGACACCTGGGTCAACTTCAAGCTGTTTGGCACCACGGCCCTGACCCTGGTGGCCTGTGTGGTCACCGGCATGGTGGTCTACAAGCACCTGCCTGAAGAAGAAAAATCCTAAGCCAGCAAAAAGCCGCCCCTGGGGCGGCTTTTTTATACCTTGAATCTGCCAACCACCTGCTTGAGGCGTTTGGCCGTCTCTTCCACCGCCTTACCCTCACTGGCTCCGTCCTTGGCATGGGACGCGCTGAGTTTGGCCTGGCCGTCGATGCGGCTGAGGTTTTCGTTGATCTCCCCCACCACCAGGGATTGCTGCTCGGTGGCGGCGGCTATCTGGTGGGCCCGGTCGCTGACGGTCCCCAGGCGGCCCTGAATGTCGGCAAAGGCCTGGGTGGCCTCTTCTACCGCCAGCAGGGTTTCGTCCACTTCCCTAAGGCCGCTATCCATGGCGTCTACCGCCCCTTTCACCCCCTGCTGCAGGCGGGTGATCATCTGTTGAATGTTCTGGGTGGACTCCTGGGTACGACCGGCCAGGGTACGCACCTCATCGGCCACCACCGCAAAGCCCCGGCCTGAATCCCCGGCCCTGGCCGCCTCGATGGCTGCGTTCAGGGCCAGCAGGTTGGTCTGCTCGGCGATGGAGCCAATCACATCCAGCACGGTAACGA
This DNA window, taken from Gallaecimonas xiamenensis 3-C-1, encodes the following:
- a CDS encoding RimK family alpha-L-glutamate ligase, whose protein sequence is MTRLYILLKDKKQWGGLYPSDDLLTARQYLKLSPIKDGDKVQVLNLTGSYRYLGEGYYCSLLAEARGHRVLPSVATLNDLASRGLYGPELKTMKAPKEADLTFRIFFGRTLDPQFAELGLQLFDRFPAPILEASLKDGLITKLKPKGLSDLSDAEETVFAEALDAFSHKIWRVKKPKRKYRFDLAMLVDPEEKLPPSDTGALKRFIRAGRTLGVQVDLITHKQAARLAEYDGLFIRETTSIHGPSFQMARRAENLGLAVIDTPEAILRCTNKIYLAERMEQAKVAIPKTRVVQRGDDDALEAAAADLGYPLVMKIPDGSFSRGVVKAQSIEEVRKHAGAFFKQSAMILLQEYCYTEFDWRVGVLNKEPLFVSKYFMSRGHWQIYNHSGKKTQSGGFETLPIAAAPKNVVDTAVKAANLMGDSLFGVDLKVVNGKAVVIEVNDNPNVDSGVEDKILGDQLYLTIMQELVKRMS
- a CDS encoding septation protein A, with the translated sequence MAILDYLPLIVFFVVYKLTDIYTATWALIAASALMLVVIKVIKKNISKQQWWLFAAVVLFGGLTLAFRSDLFIKWKVTVVYGAFALALLLAQLSGKSLLKSLLGSQMTLPEAVWRRMSFGWSGFFALMAGLNLVVAYHFSQDTWVNFKLFGTTALTLVACVVTGMVVYKHLPEEEKS